Proteins found in one Aspergillus chevalieri M1 DNA, chromosome 2, nearly complete sequence genomic segment:
- a CDS encoding uncharacterized protein (COG:S;~EggNog:ENOG410Q2S3;~InterPro:IPR003034,IPR036361;~PFAM:PF02037) → MAAPRSSSLRALRILSQQNPATPSLRRNLHITGAQSAQPANVADRTSLYSAQTVPDLKSECKKRSLTAGGSKNELVERLANHDFLQSRAFSIAMRRINGNAFADSSSREFNTSRSQKAVNDSSTVDFAYMPSMEELHSSAPNPGPRIPILPDLYKSAEPALTTPTAATGNYPPMKPQVYTVAGVTSDVAASPLSEVVDNHAVDIDPFSLTETVGRSRLGEMLQRQSGFSFRSSRQPGEKGVIGELMSSMMEDIFPKQLRK, encoded by the exons ATGGCTGCCCCCCGTTCGTCTTCGTTGCGTGCCCTGCGCATTCTCTCCCAGCAGAACCCGGCTACTCCCAGCCTTCGCCGGAACCTCCACATCACCGGCGCTCAGTCTGCCCAACCTGCCAACGTTGCAGACAGAACCTCTCTCTACTCAGCCCAGACTGTCCCCGATCTCAAGTCGGAATGCAAGAAACGGTCTCTGACAGCTGGTGGTAGCAAGAATGAG CTCGTTGAGCGCCTTGCCAACCATGACTTCCTCCAATCCCGTGCCTTCAGCATCGCGATGAGAAGAATCAACGGAAATGCTTTCGCAGA CAGCTCTAGCCGTGAATTCAACACCTCCCGCTCCCAGAAAGCCGTCAATGACTCATCCACCGTCGACTTTGCCTACATGCCTTCCATGGAAGAGCTCCATTCGTCGGCCCCTAACCCCGGTCCCCGCATCCCGATCCTTCCCGACCTCTACAAATCTGCCGAACCCGCCCTGACCACTCCTACCGCAGCCACCGGCAACTACCCGCCCATGAAGCCCCAGGTTTACACCGTGGCTGGCGTCACGTCCGACGTGGCTGCCAGTCCGCTGTCGGAAGTTGTGGACAACCACGCCGTGGACATTGACCCGTTCTCGCTGACCGAGACGGTCGGGCGATCGCGTCTGGGCGAGATGCTGCAGCGGCAAAGCGGGTTTTCTTTTAGGAGTTCTCGTCAGCCAGGAGAAAAAGGGGTGATTGGGGAATTAATGAGTTCTATGATGGAAGATATCTTCCCTAAACAGCTGCGGAAGTAA